The following proteins come from a genomic window of Streptomyces sp. GS7:
- a CDS encoding YigZ family protein produces MQEQYRTLAREGVHEIEINKSRFICALAPVATEAEAQDFIARVRREHPTARHHCFAYVLGADGGIQKASDDGEPGGTAGVPMLQMLVRREMRYVVAVVTRYFGGVKLGAGGLIRAYGGVVGEALDVLGTVVRQRFRLVTVTVDHQRAGRVENELRTTGRAVREVAYGAEVRIEVGLPEADVADFRAWLADATAGAARLELGGEAYGEA; encoded by the coding sequence ATGCAGGAGCAGTACCGGACTCTCGCGCGCGAGGGCGTTCACGAGATCGAGATCAACAAGTCCCGCTTCATCTGCGCGCTGGCGCCGGTGGCGACGGAGGCCGAGGCGCAGGACTTCATCGCGCGCGTCCGCAGGGAGCACCCGACGGCCCGGCACCACTGCTTCGCATACGTCCTCGGTGCGGACGGCGGCATCCAGAAGGCGAGCGACGACGGCGAACCGGGCGGTACGGCCGGGGTGCCGATGCTCCAGATGCTGGTGCGACGCGAGATGCGCTACGTGGTCGCCGTGGTCACGCGGTACTTCGGCGGGGTCAAGCTGGGGGCCGGCGGGCTGATCCGCGCGTACGGGGGTGTGGTCGGCGAGGCGCTGGACGTGCTCGGGACGGTCGTCCGGCAGCGGTTCCGGCTGGTGACGGTGACCGTCGACCACCAGCGGGCCGGGCGGGTGGAGAACGAGCTGCGCACGACCGGCCGGGCGGTGCGCGAGGTGGCGTACGGGGCCGAGGTGCGTATCGAGGTCGGCCTGCCGGAGGCGGACGTGGCGGACTTCCGGGCCTGGCTGGCGGACGCCACGGCCGGTGCGGCGCGGCTGGAGCTCGGCGGGGAGGCGTACGGGGAGGCGTGA
- a CDS encoding YbaK/EbsC family protein: MPVPMDAFDDVRPAAECLDLLTGPVAAAIRDWRGSVPVRELRYVDTDPAIADTEPLVDRYGRWLLEQSANCVVVAGKRGGEVTLAACLVLSTTRVDVNGVVRRHLGARKASFAPMDTAVGDSGMEYGGITPIGLPASWPLLVDAAVADAPYALIGSGRRRGKLIVPGKALAELPGATVLEGLGVA; the protein is encoded by the coding sequence ATGCCCGTGCCGATGGATGCCTTCGACGATGTCCGGCCCGCCGCCGAGTGCCTGGACCTGCTGACCGGCCCGGTGGCCGCGGCGATCCGCGACTGGCGCGGCTCGGTACCCGTCCGGGAACTCCGCTACGTCGACACGGACCCGGCCATCGCCGACACCGAACCCCTCGTCGACCGCTACGGCCGCTGGCTCCTGGAGCAGTCGGCGAACTGCGTGGTGGTGGCCGGCAAGCGCGGCGGCGAGGTCACCCTGGCCGCCTGCCTCGTGCTCTCCACCACCCGCGTCGACGTCAACGGCGTGGTGCGCCGCCATCTGGGCGCCCGCAAGGCGTCGTTCGCCCCGATGGACACCGCGGTCGGCGACAGCGGGATGGAGTACGGCGGGATCACCCCGATCGGGCTGCCCGCTTCCTGGCCGCTGCTCGTGGACGCCGCGGTGGCCGATGCCCCGTACGCGCTGATCGGCAGCGGCCGCCGCCGCGGCAAGCTCATCGTGCCGGGCAAGGCGCTGGCCGAACTCCCGGGCGCCACCGTGCTGGAGGGGCTCGGCGTCGCCTGA
- a CDS encoding type VII secretion system-associated protein: protein MDNSTESAMTAGVPVTGDEMPEPPPEVIEAARNAPDHWLAMVDLTWSGEGAPPLWALIGQWRSGPTGEIEEWRNNPEYRPSPQMLDWSDPTDPVDRALQLAATGYGPARDLCDELARAEVSVLVTSTGTPLAAASPEGTPVIPVYTSAAYLESVGRLLYDRRPVAELVEQLPPGHALYLNPTGPVSMLVETEQLRTALAESGAAGTAETAAGTREPSATAPLRPGTGSAAAEPVTGGRAIGKPARSAGSTVVGA from the coding sequence ATGGACAACAGCACAGAGTCGGCGATGACGGCCGGCGTTCCCGTGACGGGCGACGAGATGCCCGAACCGCCGCCGGAGGTCATCGAGGCGGCCCGCAACGCGCCCGACCACTGGCTGGCCATGGTGGATCTGACCTGGTCGGGCGAGGGTGCACCACCCCTGTGGGCGCTGATCGGGCAGTGGCGCTCGGGACCCACCGGCGAGATCGAGGAGTGGCGGAACAACCCGGAGTACCGCCCCTCACCGCAGATGCTGGACTGGTCCGACCCCACCGACCCGGTCGACCGCGCGCTCCAGCTGGCGGCCACCGGCTACGGCCCGGCCCGGGACCTCTGCGACGAGCTGGCGCGCGCCGAGGTGTCCGTACTGGTGACCTCCACCGGCACCCCGCTCGCCGCGGCCTCCCCCGAGGGCACTCCGGTGATCCCCGTCTACACGTCCGCGGCCTATCTCGAATCCGTGGGCCGGCTCCTCTACGACCGCCGGCCGGTCGCCGAGCTCGTCGAGCAGCTGCCGCCGGGCCACGCCCTCTATCTCAACCCGACCGGCCCGGTGAGCATGCTCGTGGAGACCGAGCAGCTGCGCACGGCGCTCGCCGAATCCGGGGCCGCCGGCACCGCGGAGACCGCCGCCGGAACCCGCGAGCCGTCCGCCACCGCGCCCCTGCGCCCGGGGACCGGTTCGGCGGCCGCCGAGCCGGTGACCGGCGGCCGGGCGATCGGCAAGCCCGCCCGCTCGGCGGGCAGCACCGTCGTCGGCGCCTGA
- a CDS encoding GNAT family N-acetyltransferase: protein MIMPRAARPEDAAELVRLRRLMFHAMNGRDEPGSWEADAEAMARRQLAGPDAPLGAFVVDGDGGGAGAPHLAACAVGRIEERLPAPGHPSGRFGFVFNVCTDPRYRGRGHARATTEALLAWFADRGVSRVDLHATDDAEPLYRSLGFTEHSTALSLDLRSRVRAG from the coding sequence ATGATCATGCCGCGTGCCGCCCGCCCCGAGGACGCCGCCGAGCTCGTCCGGCTCCGCCGTCTGATGTTCCATGCCATGAACGGCCGTGACGAGCCCGGGAGTTGGGAGGCCGATGCGGAGGCGATGGCGCGTCGGCAGCTGGCCGGTCCCGATGCTCCGCTGGGGGCGTTCGTGGTGGACGGGGACGGCGGCGGGGCCGGTGCGCCGCATCTTGCGGCCTGTGCGGTCGGCCGCATCGAGGAGCGGCTGCCCGCACCGGGCCACCCCTCCGGTCGCTTCGGCTTCGTCTTCAACGTCTGTACGGATCCCCGCTATCGGGGCCGTGGCCATGCGCGCGCCACGACCGAGGCGCTGCTGGCGTGGTTCGCGGACCGGGGCGTCAGCCGCGTCGACCTCCATGCCACCGACGACGCCGAACCGCTCTACCGCAGCCTGGGTTTCACCGAGCACTCCACGGCGCTCTCCCTGGACCTGCGCTCCCGCGTGCGCGCCGGCTGA
- a CDS encoding CoA-binding protein, translating into MYGDQATIRRILTELGDTWAVVGLSANQQRAAYGVAEVLQRYGKRIVPVHPRAETVHGEVGYPSLEAVPFEIDVVDTFVRSELAGAVADQAVAVGAKAVWFQLGVVDERAWDRVRDAGLDMVMDRCPAIEIPRLG; encoded by the coding sequence ATGTACGGCGACCAGGCGACCATCCGCAGAATCCTCACCGAGCTCGGAGACACCTGGGCCGTCGTCGGACTGTCCGCCAACCAGCAGCGCGCCGCATACGGCGTCGCGGAGGTGCTGCAGCGCTACGGCAAGCGCATCGTCCCCGTGCATCCACGAGCCGAGACCGTGCACGGGGAAGTGGGGTATCCGTCCCTGGAAGCCGTTCCCTTCGAGATCGACGTCGTCGACACCTTCGTGCGCAGCGAACTCGCCGGAGCCGTCGCCGACCAGGCCGTCGCCGTCGGTGCCAAGGCGGTCTGGTTCCAGCTCGGTGTGGTCGACGAGCGCGCCTGGGACCGGGTGCGCGACGCGGGGCTGGACATGGTCATGGACCGGTGTCCGGCGATTGAGATACCCCGTTTGGGCTGA
- a CDS encoding APC family permease: MPELLDERVGFVRRIGLFQATAINMSQMCGIGPFVTIPLMVTAFGGPQAVIGFLAGAVLALADGLVWAELGASLPGAGGSYVYLREAFQYRTGKLMPFLFVWTAMLFIPLGMSTGVIGFVQYLGYLWPGMSQGQGDAVGLAVTAGIVVLLWRRVERIARLTVVLWAVMIASVVLVIVAAFTHFSPALAFTYPAHAVELTASHFWIGFAGGLTIGIYDYLGYNTAAYMGAEIRQPGRTLPRAVISSILGIMAIYLLLQIGTLGVVDWREMLDPHSTAGSSVASAVLEKTWGSAAADAVTVLILVTAVTSVLTGLLGGSRVPYDAARDRVFFRAFGTLHPRHRFPVLGLLAMGGVMAAGFLLGRHTDLATIIQLLTTVMVIVQSLAQVAAVTVLRRRQPALRRPYRMWLYPLPSIVALAGWLVIYGYADRNAPGRHPIEWSLAWVAAGALAFLAWARHEREWPFGPKRIAEEYLHGADPDAEAVPAAEG; encoded by the coding sequence ATGCCTGAACTCCTTGACGAGCGGGTGGGGTTCGTCCGTCGGATCGGGTTGTTCCAGGCCACGGCCATCAACATGAGCCAGATGTGCGGCATCGGGCCGTTCGTGACGATCCCGTTGATGGTGACCGCGTTCGGGGGGCCGCAGGCCGTCATCGGGTTTCTCGCGGGTGCGGTGCTGGCGCTGGCGGACGGGCTGGTGTGGGCGGAGTTGGGTGCGTCGCTGCCGGGGGCGGGCGGGAGTTACGTCTATCTGCGGGAGGCGTTTCAGTACCGGACCGGGAAGCTGATGCCGTTTCTGTTCGTGTGGACGGCGATGCTGTTCATCCCGCTCGGGATGTCCACGGGCGTCATCGGCTTCGTGCAGTACCTGGGGTACCTGTGGCCGGGCATGAGCCAGGGGCAGGGGGACGCCGTGGGGCTGGCGGTCACGGCGGGGATCGTGGTGCTGCTGTGGCGGCGGGTGGAGCGGATCGCCCGGCTCACCGTCGTGCTGTGGGCGGTGATGATCGCCTCCGTCGTCCTCGTCATCGTCGCCGCGTTCACCCACTTCAGCCCGGCGCTGGCGTTCACCTATCCCGCGCACGCCGTGGAGCTGACGGCCAGTCACTTCTGGATCGGCTTCGCGGGCGGGCTCACCATCGGCATCTACGACTACCTCGGCTACAACACCGCCGCCTATATGGGCGCCGAGATCCGGCAGCCCGGCCGCACCCTCCCGCGCGCCGTCATCTCCTCGATCCTCGGCATCATGGCGATCTACCTGCTGCTGCAGATCGGCACCCTCGGGGTCGTCGACTGGCGGGAGATGCTGGACCCGCACAGCACCGCCGGTTCGTCCGTCGCCTCCGCCGTACTGGAGAAGACCTGGGGGTCGGCCGCGGCCGACGCGGTCACCGTGCTCATCCTCGTCACCGCCGTCACCTCCGTCCTCACCGGGCTGCTGGGCGGGTCGCGGGTTCCCTACGACGCCGCCCGCGACCGGGTGTTCTTCCGGGCGTTCGGGACGCTGCACCCGCGCCACCGCTTCCCCGTCCTCGGGCTGCTGGCGATGGGCGGCGTCATGGCCGCCGGCTTCCTCCTCGGCCGGCACACCGATCTGGCGACGATCATCCAACTGCTCACCACGGTCATGGTGATCGTCCAGTCGCTGGCCCAGGTCGCCGCGGTCACCGTACTGCGCCGCCGGCAGCCGGCGCTGCGCCGCCCGTACCGGATGTGGCTCTACCCGCTGCCGAGCATCGTGGCGCTGGCCGGCTGGCTGGTGATCTACGGGTACGCGGACCGCAACGCTCCGGGCCGGCACCCCATCGAATGGTCGCTGGCCTGGGTCGCGGCGGGGGCGTTGGCGTTCCTGGCGTGGGCCCGCCACGAGCGGGAGTGGCCGTTCGGGCCGAAGCGGATCGCCGAGGAGTATCTGCACGGGGCGGACCCGGACGCGGAAGCCGTGCCGGCGGCGGAGGGGTGA